The following is a genomic window from Hymenobacter monticola.
GCTGCAACAGGCCAACGAATTCGCCTACCTGCTGCGCTCCGGCGCCGACTTCCCGGCCTCGCACTACCACGACGCCAAGGCCCACCTCAAGCGCGCCGCCCTGCCGGGCGCCTATCTCGACGTGGCCGCCTTTTTTGAAGTGAAGATGAGCTTGCGCACCATCCGGCAGGCGCTGAGCTTCTTCTCCGATGCCGATGAGGAGCTGTATCCCACGCTGCGCCTGCTGGGCATCGGCGTGCAGGTCGACCGCAACCTGCTGGCCGCCATGGACAAGGTGGTGGACGACGACGGCGCCGTGCGCGACGACGCCAGCCCGCTGCTGCGCCAGATTCGGCAGGAGCTGATAGCGCGGCAGGGGCAATTGCGTCGTCAGATTGCCGGCATCCTGCGCCACGCCAAAACCGAGGGCTGGATTCCCGGCGATGCCGAGCCCACCATCCGGGGCGGGCGCCTGGTGCTGCCCGTCATTGCCGAGCACAAGCGCAAGGTGAAGGGCCTGATTCACGACGAATCGGCCTCGGGCCAGACCGTGTACATCGAGCCGGCCGAGGTGTTCGAGCTCAACAACGACATCAAGGACCTCGATAACGCCTACCACCGCGAGCTGATTCGCATCCTCACGGCCCTTACCAACCAGCTGCGCCCGCACATTCCGGATTTGCGCAAGGCCTATTCCTACCTGGGTCTGATTGACTTTATCAGAGCGAAAGCAAGGTTGGCCGTCACGCTCGATTGCCAGCTGCCGGTGCTGCACAACAAGCCGCTGCTGAAGTGGCACGGCGTGCGCCACCCGCTGCTGCAACTGGCCTTCGCCCAGCACAAGCGCGAGAACGGCGACGCCCGCGAAGTGGTGCCGCTCGACCTGGAGCTGAACCACGAGCAGCGCATACTGGTCATTTCCGGCCCCAACGCCGGCGGCAAATCGGTGAGCCTGAAAACGGTGGGCCTGGTGCAGTTCATGCTGCAAATGGGTCTGCTCATCCCTTGTGCCGACAACTCCGAAGCCGGCGTGTTCGAGGATATTTTCCTCGACATCGGTGACGAGCAGAGCCTGGAAAACGACCTGTCGACCTACTCCTCGCACCTGCTGGCCATGAAGCAATTCCTGACGTTGGCTGGCAAGAAAAGCCTGGTGCTGATTGACGAATTCGGCACCGGCACCGAGCCCAGCCTGGGCGGCGCCATCGCCGAGGCCGTGCTCGACCAGCTGAATAGAGCAAGAGTATATGGCGTCATCACCACGCACTATACGAATCTGAAGAATTTTGCCGAGCGCACCCCGCACCTCATCAACGGCGCCATGCGCTACGACCCCGAGAAGTTGCAGCCGCTCTACCGCCTGGAGGTGGGCAAGCCGGGCTCGTCATTCGCCATCGAAATTGCCCGCAAAATCGGCCTGCCTAAGGAAGTGGTGGAGCGCGCCACCCAGTTGGTGGGCAAGGATAAAATCCGCTACGACCGCCTGCTCGAAGGCCTCGAAAAAGAGAAAACCGAGCTGGAGCAGCGCACCGCCGAAGCCGCCAAAGCCGAGCGCCGCCTCAAAAGCGCCGCCAAGGAGTACCAGGACCTTAAGCAGCACCTCGAAGACACCCGGCTTGAAACCCTGCGCACCGCCAAGCAGCAGGCCAAGGCGCTGTTGGTGAACACCAACCAGCAAATCGAGGCCACCATCGGCGAAATCCGCCGCGGCCAGGCCGACAAGGAAGTCAACAAAGCGGCCCGCGAAAAGCTCGACAACTTCGTGAAAAAGGAGCTGCAGATTGAGCCGCCCAAGCCCAAGCCCACCCGCGAGCGCGCCGAAACCGGCGGCCTGCAGCCCGGCGACAAAGTGGCCCTCTACGGCCAGGACGGCTACGGTGAGGTCCTCAGCGTGAAAGGCAAAACCGCCGAGGTGATGTTTGGCGGCATGAAAACGCTGACCAAAGTCAGCCAGCTCGAAAAGCTGGGCCGCGCCGAAATCCGCGAGCGGGAGCAGGCCGCCAAGGCCAAAGCCAGCAAGCTGAGTGGTGGGGGAGGCGGCGGCAACGGTCTGAACATCACCGACCGCATGGCCGGCTTCAGCCCCACGCTCGACCTACGCGGCGAGCGCGCCGAAGACGCCCTCACCAAAACCATGAGCTTCGTGGACGACGCCGTGATGCTGGGCATGCCCGAAATCAAGTTCCTGCATGGCCGCGGCAACGGGGTATTGCGCCAGGTGGTGCGCGACTACCTGCGCTCGCAGCGCGCCGTGGCCAGCGTGGCCGACGAGCACGCCGACCGCGGCGGCGACGGCGTCACCATTGCCGTGCTGAAGTAAATGGCGGGCCGGAACGTGAAAGCGCAGCGAATACTGGCCGGGCTTTTCGGTTTGTTCATGGCCTTGGGCATGCTCACAAAAAGCCTGGGAGCGCTGGGGCAGGCGTTGCAGCTGCGAGCCGCTTTGCCAAACAACCCTGGCTTGCATCTGGAGGTGAAAGAGGCCTTTTTTACCTTCATGTTCACGTTGATAATCGCGCTGGCCTTGGGCTGGTGGGGCATCTCGAAGTTTCGGCGCCGAAAACCTGAAACACAAGCCGCCGAGTAGCTTGCGCAACTGGTTTGTCGCCGTGGTTGGTGCACGAATACACAAGTTGTAAAGTCCTTTTGTCGAAAAGAGAAGCCCGGGCCTGAACAAGGCCCGGGCTTCTCTTTTACGGTTTTTACACCTGGCAGGCAAAGGCAATGCCCTTGTGAGAAGTCTGATGAAAGCAAAGTTTGGTTGGCGTCTGGAAATGGGAGGGAAGTACGTTTGCAGCGCTTCAACCAAAACGCAGTATCGCGTCAGTCGTAAGCCCTAAACACGACCTCAACCCTTTTTCTATGAATCCAGCCGCCACCACTCCGCGCGTTCAGCAAACTTCTGCCGCCTTCATTGCCGCTTCCTGGGTGGCCTTGCTTCTGGGCATGGTCGCTTTCAACATCGGCCTCTGGAACGCCCAAATGGCCCTGAACGAAAAGGGCTATTACTTCACCGTGCTGATGTATGGCCTGTTTGCCGCCATTTCGGTGCAGAAAAGCGTGCGCGACCGCCTCGAAGGCATTCCCGTCACCAACCTCTACTACGGCATCAGCTGGGTGTCGGTACTCCTCACCGTGCTGCTGCTCACGGTAGGTCTGTGGAATGCCACCCTCACGCTGAGCGAAAAAGGTTTTTACGGCATGGCCTTCGTGCTGAGTTTGTTCGGAGCCATTGCGGTGCAGAAAAACACCCGCGACAGCCTGAACGCCAACCCGCCCGCACCGGCCGACCTCGGCCAGTAGCCTGACGCACCGCGACGCGCCCTCTTCCGCGTTGCGGCCGTGTAGCACATTATGGTTGCGCCTCGCTCAGCTACTCATGGCTGGTCGTTGTCAGGTGGTGGCGGTAGCTGAGCTACTTGTCCTGAATCAGCCCACCCAGATAATTGAGCGGCATGCGCACATCGAAGTAAATTCGATTGCCATTGAAGTGCTGCTGGCCGTCGCCGGCCGAGGCTTCGGCCACAGGCTTCAGCGTGAAGACGTCGGTGGTGCCTGTCCGCGCCTGTTCGCTAAAATCCAGGTTGTAGTAGCCAAGCAGGGTGTACTCGTCGTCCACCGTTACAGGCACAAAGGCAGTGGTGGGGCTGTGCCCGTTGCCGCTGTTGCGTAGGGCCCGCAGTAAGCCAAAATAGCGGTTGGCGTAGCGCTGGGCGAGGCGGCGGCCGCTGGCCTGGCTGGCGCACACTATCATTTCAGTGGTCAGGCGCAGGTTGAAGGGGTGGGCGCGCAGCTCCTTCGCGCCCAACGCCAGGGCATCGCGGTATTGCTTGGCGGCGAAGGCTTTGGTGAAGGCCTCCGGGGCTTCGGCGGTGGCTTCGGGGTTGTAGCTTGGCTGGAATACCTGCCCGTAGTAGAGGTAATGGTAGTCCTTCGCCTGCAGCGTTGAGTCTGAAGCCTGCAGGCGCGTCAGCTGTTTGGGGAAATAGTAGGGCGAGCCCGGGTTGGTGGTTTCGCGCTTGATTTCGTCGAAGTCAACGTTGGAAACCTTTTGGGCCAACGCCCGGAAAGTGAGTAGCAAGCAGGCGGAGAGCAGCAAAAATTTCATGGCAGCGGAATGGTTTTTAAGCCTGAAACGCAACGGCAGGCCAATGAAGTGATACCCAAACACAAAAAAAGGCGGCCTCCCACCGGAAGGCCGCCTTTAAATTGAAGCAGGCGAAGTGCTTACTGCACCACCACGCGGCTCACCTGGGTGGCTTCCGGGGTGGTCACCTGCACCATGTACAGGCCAGCTTTCAGCGCCGTGGCGTCAACGGCCAGGTCGGTGCCGGTCAGGGGCTGGGTTTGGGTCAGCACCACGCGGCCGGTCACGTCGCGCAGCACCACGGTGGCGGAGCGGGCGGTGCTGCTGGCCAGGTGCAGGTTGAAGCTGCCGCGGGCGGGGTTGGGGTACACCTGCATGGTGCTGGCTTGCACCGTGCCGGCCTTGGTGGCCAGCGTGAGGCGGCACACGGTTACGCCGGCGACGTTTTGCTCGGCAATGCGGGCGGCGTACTCCTGGTAGTAGCGGTTGGTCACGCGGGCATCGTGCACCACGAGGGTGTTTTCGTCGTTTTCGGTATCAGCCGAGAGCGTCCAGTTGTGCGAGCCCACAAACACCGTGGGGTCCGACTGACTGGCGCCGGCGTCCACAATCAGGGTTTTGTGGTGCATGATGCCGAAGCCGGCGCCCGCGCGCTTTATGAGCAGGCGGTTGCCCAGGCCGGCCTGCATGAGGCGGAACGAGAAGCCGGCCGTGCCGCTGGTGTCGTTTACAAGGCCGTCGGAGCAGGTGCCGATGCCGCGCTGCGTTACCTGGGCGGTAATGGCGCGGGCCAGGTCGGCGCGGGTGATGAGCATCGACTCGAAGTGCAGGTCGTTGTCAGCCGAGGCAATGGCCTGCAGCAGGCGGCCGTTCACGTTGTCGGTGGGCGAGAAGTACGATTCTACCGACTTACCGCCGATGTTCAGGAAGTGCGGCGTGTTGTCGGTTTTGCGCGAGCCGAAGGTGCTGGTGCCGGGCGTGGCCGTATTGGAACCCCACATTTCCTCAAACTCGACGGTGTAGACGCGGGCCAGCGACTGGTCCTGAATGGCGATGACGTTGTTGGCGTCGGTGCCCAGCTGAGCGCCGGTCCAGTTCATCGAGCCCGTCCACACCCACGGCACGTTGGGGTTGGTGCTATTAGCATCCACAATCACAAACTTGTTGTGCATGATGCTGCTGGTGGTGCTGCCGGCCGTGTTGGGACGCGAAACGCGGCGGATGCCCTGGTTCAGGCTGTTGATGCTCACGTTGGCGTTGTCGTCCTCGTAAATCACGCGCACCTGCACGCCGCGGGCGAAGGCGGCGTTCACCGCGTTCAGAATGGTGGCGTTGTTCCAGTTGTAGATGGCAATGTCCAGCGTCTGCCGGGCGCGGTTGATGTATCGCACCAGCGTATCGGGGGCAGCATTGTTAAGCATGGTCACGGCCGCGTTGCCGGGCAGGGCCAGCGAGGCATCCACCGTGCGGTTGAAGAAGTTCTTGATGACACCCGACGACAGCGAAGCCGTAATCATAGGCACCACGCGCGACTCCGAGCGGCCCACGCCGTTCACCGATACCGCCTGAATGTAGTAGATGGTGGCCGGCTGCAGGCCGGTGAGCACCTGGCTGTGGGCCGTGGTGAGGGCCGTGCTGCCCGGCATCGGGGTGAAGGGGCCGCCGGGCGTGGTGGCGTAAGCCAGCCGGGTATCGCCCGCGTTCTGCGTCGTAAAGCCGATGGTCAGGCTGGTGGTGGCGATGTTGGTAGGCACCGGGCTGGCCGTCACGTTCGGCGTCAGGCCCTGAATAAAGTCGTTGTACGTGCGGTTCAGCAACTGGTAGCCGCCAGTGATAGAGGTGGCCGAAGGCGAAAACTGGCTCACGATGCCAACGGCATCAAAAGTGCCCGACGGGCTGGGTTTGCCGGCCAAGCCATCGGGGCCGGTCGAGTTGGCCGGCACGTACGTTACGTACGCGCAGTTGCCGTTGAGGCGGTAAGAAGTACCCGTTGTGAATGCGGTGACGGGAGTGCCGGTCTGGGTGCAGGGGTTGGGGGTGGGGTGCGTGGTTATCGACGTCAACCCGTTGATGCGGACCAGCATGCCTTCGTACTGCTCGGCAAAAGCGCTGGCCGCGTTGGCGGCCGTGAACACCACCGGCGCCGGCACGGGCCGGTTGCCGGCCAGCACGGTGAGCGAGGTGATGGGGTCGACTTCGAGCAGGCCGCGGTACATTTTCAGCCCCCCCGTCACCTGAATGCTGTCGCCGGGCACCAGCGGAGCCAGCAGAGCCGCGGTGGCGCCGCCCGAGCTATACACCCCAATGCCAGCCGTGCCGTCCTGAATGTAGCGAATGGTGCTGACCGAGGAGCCCAGCTCGGCGCCGTTGGTCACGATGCCGCGCACCGTCACGGTGGGGCCCTGGGTGCCATTGGTGGTGGGGGCTTGGGCCCGCGCCGCCGCAATGGTAATCGCAGTTTGGGCCGAGACGGTTTGCCAGCAGCTGGCCACCGCCAGCAGCGCCAGCAGAGTAAGTTTCTTCATGAAAAAAACAGGTTTACGAAACGGTTATCTTTAAATAGTCGGCGGTAGACGGAAATACAAAGATGCTGAATTTCAGCCAAACGAACCCGCCGCCGTACCCTGCCGTTCCCCCGCGCGTGTTAATTTTTGGCGGCCCCGCGCCCGCGCTTGCCGCTGGCCGTGATGAAGGGCACGGGCGTGGCCGTTTCGGTACCGGCCGCGTTGCGCGAGCTAACTTCCACGTAATAAGTAGTGCCCGGAATGAGGTCGCTCAGCGTGAGGCTGTGGCGGGTGGTGGGCGTGGCGTCGAGGCGCGACTCTTTGAGCTGTTTGGGGTCGAGGCCGAAGCGCACGCGCGTGTCGCCGGGGTTCAGCGTTGAGTACACCACCGTGAAGCCGGTGGCGCTCACGTTCACCGGCACGGGCTCTTCGGTGAGGCGGGGCAGGCCACCGCCCAGCACCAGGTCGGAGGCCAGGCGGGGCAGCAGCTGGTAGCCGCCCGTGCCGCTGGGCGCGTACTGGCTCATGATGCCGCGCAGGTCGAACGGCTCGGCGGGCGGCGTGGCGTCTACCAGGCCCTCGGGGCCGGTGCTGGCGGCCATCACGCGCACCAGCGTGCCGGGCTGGCCGTTGAGCAGGTAGTTGGCGTTGCCGGCCAGGGTGGTAACCGGAGTGCCGGCTGGCGTGGCCAGGCGCGTCACGCCCGTGATTTCCACCAAACGGCCTTCGTTGGCCTCGGCAAAAGCGGATGTCGCCTGCGCCGCTGGCACTTTCACGGCGTGCAGCCGCTGGCCCGACGCCAGCTTGTGCACCGAGGCCACGGGGTCCATTTCCAGCAGCCCGTTGTAGGCCTTTAGCTGGCCGGTAACCTGAATGCTGTCGCCGGCGCGCAGCTCGCCAAAGCCCGGCAGCTTGGTCGGCTGGGCGTAGAGGGCCAGGCCCGCTTCAGCGTCCTGCACGTAGCGGACGTTGCCCATCTCGGGGCCGTTGAGCACGACGGCGCGCACCGTGACGGTGCTGCCGGGCCCCAGGGCGCGGGCCGCTTTCACGGTGAGCACGGGCGGGGCGGCGGGTACGGTAGGGGTGGGCGTGGGCAGGCCGCGGAGCAGGCTGGCGCAGAGTAGCAGGTGGTGCATCATCGCAAATGGGATTAAAAGCAGACCGATGGTGGCAGTGCTAGTTGCAAAGTTCAGCACAAATCCCCCATTTCACGCTCGTTAGCCCATTTTATATACGTGCAGCCACAGTGCTATTCTATCATAAAATATTAACTTCCGGATGCAGCTCAATGCCGAACCGTTTCCGCACGGAGGCAATGATTTCCTCGGCCAGCTGGCGCACTTCGCTGCCGGTGGCGCCGCCGTGGTTCACGAGCACCAGGGCCTGGCGGGCGTGCACGCCGTGGGTGCCCTCGCCGGGGCCGCGCCGCAGCCCTTTCCAGCCGGCCCGCTCGATGAGCCAGCCCGCGGGCACCTTCACGCCGCCGGGCACGGGGTAGCCGGGCAGCTCGGGATATTGGCTTTTGAGCTGGTCGAACTTGGCCTGCGACACTTCCGGGTTCTTGAAAAACGAGCCCGCGTTGCCGATTTCAGCCGGGTCGGGCAGCTTGCTGCGGCGGATGTGGATGACGGCCCGGCTCACGTCCTGCGGCGTGGGCTCGCCCTCGATGCCCAACTCGGCCAGGGTTTCGGCGATGGCGCCGTAGCGCACGTTGGGGCGGGCCTGCCGGTGCAGGCGCAGCACCACGGCCGTCACCACAAACTGGTTTTTGAGCACGTTTTTGAACACGCTTTCGCGATAGCCAAAGCCGCATTCGTCGGCCGAAAACACGCGAAGCGCGCCGGTGGCTATTTCCACCGCTTCGAGGTGGTCGAAGGTGTCGCGCAGCTCGGCGCCATAGGCCCCAATGTTCTGCAGCGGCGAGGCGCCCACCGTGCCGGGAATGAGCGACAGATTTTCGAGCCCGCTCAGGCCCTGGTCGAGGCTGTATTCGACGAGGCCGTGCCAGCTCTCGCCCGCTCCGGCGCGGACGAGGGCCGTCTGGCTGTCGGCGTCTTCCGAAATGATTTCCAACCCGCGAATCTCGTTTTTGAGCACTACGCCCGGAAAATCCTGCGTGAATAGCAGGTTGGAGCCACCGCCGAGGATGAGCTTTTCAGCGGCGTGTACCTGGGGCAACTGCAGGAGCTGGCGCAACTCATCGGCCGAGGCAAAGCGCGCGAAGTACCGGGCCCGCACGTCGAGGCCGAAAGTGTTGTAGGGTCGGAGAGAGACGTTTTCTTCAAGAAGCATGGCGCAAAGGTATTGGCCGCTGCACTGGGCTTGCTGCTTGGGTGGCACAGCTAGATAAATTGACCGATGCCGTTTGTGCCGAAGAAGCAGCAGTTGTACGGACGGAAATCCGGTTGTGCCTTTAAATCGAAATTTTATACTTTGCTAAGTGCCTTTGTGCTCAAGAGCTGCTGTTTGTGCCGTTTTAGGAGCGTTTGCCGGTGGTTTTTCTCCCTTCGAAGGAGCATAGCCATTAATTCGATGTGCAAGAATAGAAAGCATAATCAGCTGACTTCTGCGAACGGGAACAGGACAAGCAAGGTAAAAATTGCCATCTTTATCCTATGGATTCCAAGCAAGCTACCCGTCTTAGCAAGTTCCTTAGCCTGCACCTGCGGCACCGCCCAGCTGCGCTGGGCCTCATTTTGCAGGAGGGCGGTTGGGTGAATGTGGACGGCCTGCTGACTGCCTGTGCCGCCCACGGCACGCCCATCAGCCTGCCTCAGCTAAACGAAATTGTAGAAGGCAACTACAAGAAGCGCTTTGCCTTCGATGCCAGCGGCACCCGCATCCGCGCCCAGCAGGGCCACAGCGTTGAAGTCGATTTGCAGCTGGCGCCCGCCGTGCCGCCGGCTGTGCTCTACCACGGGACGGCTCCGGCGGCGCTGCCCGCCATTCGGCACGAGGGCTTGCAGAAGATGGGTCGCCACCACGTACATCTCTCGCCCGACGCCGAAACGGCCCGCCGTGTGGGTGCCCGCCGCGGCCAGCCTCATATCCTGACCGTCGATGCAGCCGCCATGCACGCAGCCGGCCTTGTTTTCTATGAGTCCGGCAATGGGGTGTGGCTGGTCGATGCCGTGCCGCCGCAATACCTGGGCGGGTTGTAGCGTGGACTTTGCGGGTCAGCGCGTTCTATCTCAGATGTTGAACTAAGCGCGGATTCGCAGAGTCCACACTACAGGCAGCCTTAGCTTAGATAATGCGCAGCCATGATGATGCCGTAAATCCAGCAGGTGTAGAGCGAGGCATACCAAAAGCCTTCCCATAGGCTGGCACCCAGGCGGCCCCGGCAGCGGTTCGAGTTTTTAAACACCAGCCGCAACGCCCGAAAGAACACCCAGTACAGCAGTGCGGCGAAGATGAGGATGCCCGTCCAGAGCAGCGCACCCACCAGCCAGATGACGAACACGGCCACAATCGCCACCACCACCGCCATCACAAGGGCCGCCAGGATTCCCAGAATGCCATGCCCTTCGGAGAAGTCAAAGTTGGGCAGGTTTTCAAAGCCGTCGGTGCCAGGAAAATGCTTGCGGCTGATGCGGTCGGTGAGGCGGCCCACGTCGTCGCGCAGCTTCACGCCGTGGTAGAGGCC
Proteins encoded in this region:
- a CDS encoding DUF4919 domain-containing protein, with the protein product MKFLLLSACLLLTFRALAQKVSNVDFDEIKRETTNPGSPYYFPKQLTRLQASDSTLQAKDYHYLYYGQVFQPSYNPEATAEAPEAFTKAFAAKQYRDALALGAKELRAHPFNLRLTTEMIVCASQASGRRLAQRYANRYFGLLRALRNSGNGHSPTTAFVPVTVDDEYTLLGYYNLDFSEQARTGTTDVFTLKPVAEASAGDGQQHFNGNRIYFDVRMPLNYLGGLIQDK
- the murB gene encoding UDP-N-acetylmuramate dehydrogenase — translated: MLLEENVSLRPYNTFGLDVRARYFARFASADELRQLLQLPQVHAAEKLILGGGSNLLFTQDFPGVVLKNEIRGLEIISEDADSQTALVRAGAGESWHGLVEYSLDQGLSGLENLSLIPGTVGASPLQNIGAYGAELRDTFDHLEAVEIATGALRVFSADECGFGYRESVFKNVLKNQFVVTAVVLRLHRQARPNVRYGAIAETLAELGIEGEPTPQDVSRAVIHIRRSKLPDPAEIGNAGSFFKNPEVSQAKFDQLKSQYPELPGYPVPGGVKVPAGWLIERAGWKGLRRGPGEGTHGVHARQALVLVNHGGATGSEVRQLAEEIIASVRKRFGIELHPEVNIL
- a CDS encoding phospholipase D-like domain-containing protein → MKKLTLLALLAVASCWQTVSAQTAITIAAARAQAPTTNGTQGPTVTVRGIVTNGAELGSSVSTIRYIQDGTAGIGVYSSGGATAALLAPLVPGDSIQVTGGLKMYRGLLEVDPITSLTVLAGNRPVPAPVVFTAANAASAFAEQYEGMLVRINGLTSITTHPTPNPCTQTGTPVTAFTTGTSYRLNGNCAYVTYVPANSTGPDGLAGKPSPSGTFDAVGIVSQFSPSATSITGGYQLLNRTYNDFIQGLTPNVTASPVPTNIATTSLTIGFTTQNAGDTRLAYATTPGGPFTPMPGSTALTTAHSQVLTGLQPATIYYIQAVSVNGVGRSESRVVPMITASLSSGVIKNFFNRTVDASLALPGNAAVTMLNNAAPDTLVRYINRARQTLDIAIYNWNNATILNAVNAAFARGVQVRVIYEDDNANVSINSLNQGIRRVSRPNTAGSTTSSIMHNKFVIVDANSTNPNVPWVWTGSMNWTGAQLGTDANNVIAIQDQSLARVYTVEFEEMWGSNTATPGTSTFGSRKTDNTPHFLNIGGKSVESYFSPTDNVNGRLLQAIASADNDLHFESMLITRADLARAITAQVTQRGIGTCSDGLVNDTSGTAGFSFRLMQAGLGNRLLIKRAGAGFGIMHHKTLIVDAGASQSDPTVFVGSHNWTLSADTENDENTLVVHDARVTNRYYQEYAARIAEQNVAGVTVCRLTLATKAGTVQASTMQVYPNPARGSFNLHLASSTARSATVVLRDVTGRVVLTQTQPLTGTDLAVDATALKAGLYMVQVTTPEATQVSRVVVQ
- the yiaA gene encoding inner membrane protein YiaA; translation: MNPAATTPRVQQTSAAFIAASWVALLLGMVAFNIGLWNAQMALNEKGYYFTVLMYGLFAAISVQKSVRDRLEGIPVTNLYYGISWVSVLLTVLLLTVGLWNATLTLSEKGFYGMAFVLSLFGAIAVQKNTRDSLNANPPAPADLGQ
- a CDS encoding endonuclease MutS2; this translates as MLLPQHFEQKIGFSTLREQLEANCLSALGRQYVARMEFQTKHEPLLKLLQQANEFAYLLRSGADFPASHYHDAKAHLKRAALPGAYLDVAAFFEVKMSLRTIRQALSFFSDADEELYPTLRLLGIGVQVDRNLLAAMDKVVDDDGAVRDDASPLLRQIRQELIARQGQLRRQIAGILRHAKTEGWIPGDAEPTIRGGRLVLPVIAEHKRKVKGLIHDESASGQTVYIEPAEVFELNNDIKDLDNAYHRELIRILTALTNQLRPHIPDLRKAYSYLGLIDFIRAKARLAVTLDCQLPVLHNKPLLKWHGVRHPLLQLAFAQHKRENGDAREVVPLDLELNHEQRILVISGPNAGGKSVSLKTVGLVQFMLQMGLLIPCADNSEAGVFEDIFLDIGDEQSLENDLSTYSSHLLAMKQFLTLAGKKSLVLIDEFGTGTEPSLGGAIAEAVLDQLNRARVYGVITTHYTNLKNFAERTPHLINGAMRYDPEKLQPLYRLEVGKPGSSFAIEIARKIGLPKEVVERATQLVGKDKIRYDRLLEGLEKEKTELEQRTAEAAKAERRLKSAAKEYQDLKQHLEDTRLETLRTAKQQAKALLVNTNQQIEATIGEIRRGQADKEVNKAAREKLDNFVKKELQIEPPKPKPTRERAETGGLQPGDKVALYGQDGYGEVLSVKGKTAEVMFGGMKTLTKVSQLEKLGRAEIREREQAAKAKASKLSGGGGGGNGLNITDRMAGFSPTLDLRGERAEDALTKTMSFVDDAVMLGMPEIKFLHGRGNGVLRQVVRDYLRSQRAVASVADEHADRGGDGVTIAVLK
- a CDS encoding fibronectin type III domain-containing protein, whose translation is MMHHLLLCASLLRGLPTPTPTVPAAPPVLTVKAARALGPGSTVTVRAVVLNGPEMGNVRYVQDAEAGLALYAQPTKLPGFGELRAGDSIQVTGQLKAYNGLLEMDPVASVHKLASGQRLHAVKVPAAQATSAFAEANEGRLVEITGVTRLATPAGTPVTTLAGNANYLLNGQPGTLVRVMAASTGPEGLVDATPPAEPFDLRGIMSQYAPSGTGGYQLLPRLASDLVLGGGLPRLTEEPVPVNVSATGFTVVYSTLNPGDTRVRFGLDPKQLKESRLDATPTTRHSLTLSDLIPGTTYYVEVSSRNAAGTETATPVPFITASGKRGRGAAKN
- a CDS encoding RNA 2'-phosphotransferase, which codes for MDSKQATRLSKFLSLHLRHRPAALGLILQEGGWVNVDGLLTACAAHGTPISLPQLNEIVEGNYKKRFAFDASGTRIRAQQGHSVEVDLQLAPAVPPAVLYHGTAPAALPAIRHEGLQKMGRHHVHLSPDAETARRVGARRGQPHILTVDAAAMHAAGLVFYESGNGVWLVDAVPPQYLGGL